In Clostridium thermosuccinogenes, the genomic stretch TGTAATATTTTTATTGGTGTAATATTCTTTATTTTTTTAATCGGCAAAATTGAAGAGATAATGCCAATCAGCATTGAAACACAAAACGAAAATAACAAGATTTTAAAATCAATAATTATTTCAAACTGACTAAAATGTACTTTTGTTTTCAATAACAGAATACTAACAACAATTCCAATTAAACCTCCTTGAATAGTAACAAATGTCGACTCCATAATAATTTCGAGAAATATTTTTTCTATTGTTGCTCCTAATGTTAGGGATATTGCAATTTCCCTGGTCCTCTGGTTTATTATTATTAGAATAATACTGGTCAAACCAATACTTATAATGAGTAAAATAAATATGGATAATATCATTAATCCAAGCGAATATGCTTTATAAACATTCGTTTGTCTTAAATATTCTGATAACGTTGTATCAAAATTATAGTCATATAAGTCCCCATACTTCTTATACAGGTAGCTAATTATACCTGCTCCTATATCTGAAGCAAAATCCGAATTTATGAATTTGAATGTAACAAACATATTTGCAATAGTTGCAAGATCGGTTTTTTCTGAAAGGTATTTTATCGGTAGTATAACACACTCATCAAGATCTAAATTGCCAGATTCAACTGTGACATATAAAGTCAAATGATTACTTGAATTTTCATATAAGTTATCCATTGGAGTAATCTCCAATACATCATCATTTAATAAAACAATCTGATTGGATGTCAGAACTTCCTTATATAAACTTACAGAATCTTCAGGTAATTTACCGTTTATTAAAGTTTCAAGTGCTTTCTTCCCTATATAAACTTTGCTAGTACTGCTAAACTCATCAACTTTTTTGTTTGGATAATATATATTAAAAAAGCTATCAGTTACAAATAAGAAGCTTACTGTAGATATATCAGCTACACCTTTTGAAGATACAATAAAATTCATATTTTTTTTTACTATAATGGAAATATCTAAATTGCTTTTGTATTTCTCTTTAATCCAGTTATAATCATCAATAGAGAACGGTAACGGAAAGTTATTATCATCACTTATACGTAAAGAATCGATGCTGGAATTTTGCTGTTGAAGGTAGATTTTGAGCTTAATCAAGCTATTCTCAGCTTTGCTTTTGAGGTTTTCATATTTATGAGTTATGGAAGAACTAATAGTTAGAAATACAGTTAATAGCGATATGCCAATAAATACCTGCAGTGCTACTAGAGAATATTTCACTGCATTATTTCTAATCTTTTTTATCACCTTTACTAACAAATAGAACATAAAGACCCCTCTACCTGTATATTTCCATAATACTGAGTTTTGTAATTTTTCTTAACATCAAAAAGCTTATCAGTAAAGAGAAAATAATGCATATAAATACACATATTATGTATATGTTAATGCTTATAGAAAAAAAGCTGAAAATGTAATTATTTATTATGTAAATTACTATTAAAGTAGCTAATGTAACTATTATAGAAGATAATAAAGATAATATGATCAGCTCAAAAAAGTTTTGCATAAATATATCCTTTTGGGAAGCTCCAAGAGCAAGCTTAATACCGTAGCTTTTTCTATCTTCATTGACCTTATTGAATATAATATTTATTATGTTCAATAAGGCATAAAGTAAAACGACCCCCGTAATTGCAAACAATACAGTAGTAAATGCATGCTCCCTATTAATGTCATCCTTATGTTTATCTTTATATAACTTTATATCAGCAGTAAATTTGAACTTATCTGAAATAAAGTCTTTAAGTAAAACTGCCTGTTTTTCAAGTTCATATTTATCTTTAAATTTAATATAATATGTAAGGTCATGATTTTTAAGGTGTAATTTATCTAAACAGTTCATAGGAATTATAATTGAATCTAAGTTATAGTCTTATGTAGTGGTGTAAAATCGGCAGCGTAATTCCGGTGGTAAATATTGTCCTTTGACAAACGAGCCACGATATGGCATCTACTTTATTAGGTCTCACAAATCAATAAGGTAGAGGAGGTCATATCGTGGCTACAAAAGATATAATGCCATTAATCGAAGAAATTTTCAAGGTTTATGGAGATGTAAAAAATGGAGATTTTATGCGTGAGACCATGGCATTCATCCTACAAAAGCTGATGGAGGCTGAAGTAACGGCAAAAATCGGCGCTCAAAAGTATGAGCGTACCGATGAACGGAACAACCATCGCAACGGTACCCGTACCAGACCCTACGAGACCCGTCTGGGAACAATTGAACTAAAAATACCGAAGCTGCGTGAGGGAAGCTATTTCCCAAGTTTCTTGGAGCCTCGCCGCATGTGGGAAAAAGCACTGGTCAATGTAATTCAAGAGGCCTATGTCCATGGGGTCAGCACTCGCAAGGTGGATGAACTGGTTCAAGCGCTTGGGATGGAAGGGATTGATAAGAGCGCCGTATCCCGTATCAGTCAGGAGCTGGACGAACATGTCCAAGGGTTTGTTCACCGCCCTTTGACATTACAATACCCATATTTACGGCTAGATGCAACCTTTCCAAAGGTCCGTGAAGGCGGGCATGTAGAAAACATGGCACTGGTGGTTGCAGTAGGTGTGAATGAAAATGGGGAACGAGAAATACTGGGCTTTGATATAGGTATGGCAGAGAGTGGTCCTTTTTGGACAGACTTTTTACGCCGTTTGGTAAGCCGAGGCCTAAGAGGAGTGAAACTGGTCATCAGTGACGCCCATGAAGGCCTGAAAGGGGCAATAAACGAAGTATTAAGCGGTTGTGCATGGCAGCGGTGTCGGGTGCATTTTATGCGTAATGTATTATGCCAGGTACCTCGCAAACAACAAGGAATGGTATCGGCCATTGTTAGGACTATTTTTGCTGCACCTGATCAGAAGGCTGCAAAAGAACAACTATACACGGTTGTTTCCCAGTTGAAGGACCGATTCCCCAAGGCAATGGAAATCCTGGAGAATGGGTGCGAGAATGTGCTGCAGTACATGGCCTTTCCATCGGAGCATTGGGCACAGATCCATTCGACAAACCCGTTGGAACGGTTAAACAGAGAGATACGGCGAAGGACAGATGTTGTGAGCATATTTCCAAACCGCCCGTCGGTACTACGACTGGTAGGGACATTACTCATTGAGCAGCATGAGGAGTGGCAGATTGGCCGTAGATATTTCAGCAAGGAATCAATGAACAAGGTAGTAAATCCAGCGCTTGCTCCCTATACTCTGTCGTCGACATCACTGCT encodes the following:
- a CDS encoding ABC transporter permease, yielding MFYLLVKVIKKIRNNAVKYSLVALQVFIGISLLTVFLTISSSITHKYENLKSKAENSLIKLKIYLQQQNSSIDSLRISDDNNFPLPFSIDDYNWIKEKYKSNLDISIIVKKNMNFIVSSKGVADISTVSFLFVTDSFFNIYYPNKKVDEFSSTSKVYIGKKALETLINGKLPEDSVSLYKEVLTSNQIVLLNDDVLEITPMDNLYENSSNHLTLYVTVESGNLDLDECVILPIKYLSEKTDLATIANMFVTFKFINSDFASDIGAGIISYLYKKYGDLYDYNFDTTLSEYLRQTNVYKAYSLGLMILSIFILLIISIGLTSIILIIINQRTREIAISLTLGATIEKIFLEIIMESTFVTIQGGLIGIVVSILLLKTKVHFSQFEIIIDFKILLFSFCVSMLIGIISSILPIKKIKNITPIKILHSL
- a CDS encoding ABC transporter permease; amino-acid sequence: MNCLDKLHLKNHDLTYYIKFKDKYELEKQAVLLKDFISDKFKFTADIKLYKDKHKDDINREHAFTTVLFAITGVVLLYALLNIINIIFNKVNEDRKSYGIKLALGASQKDIFMQNFFELIILSLLSSIIVTLATLIVIYIINNYIFSFFSISINIYIICVFICIIFSLLISFLMLRKITKLSIMEIYR
- a CDS encoding IS256 family transposase; this encodes MPLIEEIFKVYGDVKNGDFMRETMAFILQKLMEAEVTAKIGAQKYERTDERNNHRNGTRTRPYETRLGTIELKIPKLREGSYFPSFLEPRRMWEKALVNVIQEAYVHGVSTRKVDELVQALGMEGIDKSAVSRISQELDEHVQGFVHRPLTLQYPYLRLDATFPKVREGGHVENMALVVAVGVNENGEREILGFDIGMAESGPFWTDFLRRLVSRGLRGVKLVISDAHEGLKGAINEVLSGCAWQRCRVHFMRNVLCQVPRKQQGMVSAIVRTIFAAPDQKAAKEQLYTVVSQLKDRFPKAMEILENGCENVLQYMAFPSEHWAQIHSTNPLERLNREIRRRTDVVSIFPNRPSVLRLVGTLLIEQHEEWQIGRRYFSKESMNKVVNPALAPYTLSSTSLLHK